Proteins from a genomic interval of Nostoc sp. TCL240-02:
- a CDS encoding mechanosensitive ion channel family protein, whose translation MAIAVVPIAKATAQIPFLPQLQAPSSVSSDSKDRLVTGWIYLDGRRLFQIAASKANFPERSEDIQKKLEKISQNYIQSPAKTAVKVEVRKVNDLPVIYVNDQYLMTITSEDAGLREVDISTSANQIAESLQEDLQQAKQERQTQFLINQGKIAAGTGLAMIIMSWGIYSWQRRSKKDSLQPIASQPLRWPLNSPISPAAAQPITTQLNQQQHRHIQEVKRRLFQLTQAGIWGGGSFFILGLFPYTRPFQLGILTAAQFPLRLGVVLLVTYVAIRLIYALIDRFTTTLISSGALLTPESSERLQLRVSTFSGVTKSIATGICVGVGFLLALVSLGIDIVPLLAGASLIGVALSLASQNLIKDAINGFLIILEDQYALGDVINVGDVGGLVENLNLRMTQLRDSEGRLITIPNSEIKIVANLSSRWSRADLTVPIAYQADTEHALNLIETVAFEMNQEMQWQRQILEPPQVLGIDQFGDRGLIIRVWFKTQPLKQWDVAREFRRRLKVALDKAGISISVPQQAIWVNDDQLLNFQDNGKSH comes from the coding sequence ATGGCCATAGCCGTTGTACCTATAGCAAAAGCCACAGCCCAGATTCCATTTTTACCTCAATTACAAGCTCCCAGCAGTGTCAGTAGTGATTCAAAGGATCGGCTTGTCACAGGCTGGATTTATTTAGATGGTCGGCGGTTATTTCAGATCGCAGCATCAAAAGCCAACTTTCCTGAGCGTTCAGAAGATATCCAAAAGAAGTTGGAGAAAATTAGCCAAAATTACATTCAATCACCAGCAAAAACAGCAGTCAAAGTAGAAGTTCGTAAAGTAAACGACTTACCAGTAATTTATGTCAACGATCAATACCTGATGACGATCACTTCTGAGGATGCTGGATTGCGAGAGGTAGATATATCGACATCGGCAAATCAAATCGCGGAATCGTTACAAGAAGACTTGCAACAAGCAAAGCAAGAAAGACAAACTCAATTTTTAATCAACCAAGGTAAAATTGCTGCGGGTACGGGACTGGCAATGATTATCATGAGTTGGGGGATATATAGTTGGCAGCGCCGTTCCAAAAAAGATTCACTACAGCCCATTGCCTCCCAACCTCTTAGATGGCCCCTAAACTCCCCAATTTCTCCAGCAGCAGCTCAACCAATTACAACACAACTAAATCAACAGCAACATCGGCATATCCAAGAAGTCAAAAGACGATTGTTTCAGCTAACTCAAGCTGGAATTTGGGGTGGTGGAAGTTTCTTTATCTTGGGTCTATTTCCCTACACACGACCATTTCAGCTAGGGATTCTCACAGCTGCTCAATTTCCTTTGCGATTAGGTGTTGTGTTGCTGGTAACTTACGTAGCGATCCGTCTCATCTACGCCCTCATTGACCGCTTCACCACCACTCTAATTAGCAGTGGTGCTTTATTGACTCCAGAAAGTTCTGAACGGCTGCAACTGCGAGTTTCCACATTTTCTGGCGTGACTAAAAGCATCGCTACTGGTATCTGCGTAGGAGTAGGCTTTTTGCTAGCGCTGGTGTCATTGGGGATAGATATCGTTCCCTTGTTAGCGGGTGCGAGTTTGATTGGTGTTGCATTGTCTCTGGCCTCGCAAAACCTAATTAAAGATGCAATTAACGGTTTTCTAATTATCCTAGAAGACCAGTATGCTTTAGGCGATGTGATTAATGTGGGAGACGTAGGAGGCTTAGTAGAAAATCTGAATTTGCGGATGACCCAACTGCGGGATTCTGAAGGGCGCTTGATCACCATTCCCAATAGTGAAATTAAAATTGTTGCCAATCTGTCCAGTCGTTGGTCACGAGCCGATTTAACGGTTCCCATTGCCTACCAAGCCGATACAGAACACGCTTTGAATTTGATTGAAACAGTTGCTTTCGAGATGAATCAAGAAATGCAATGGCAGCGTCAAATTTTGGAACCGCCCCAAGTTTTGGGAATAGATCAGTTTGGCGATCGCGGTTTGATTATTCGTGTATGGTTTAAAACACAGCCCCTGAAGCAATGGGATGTAGCACGAGAGTTTCGCCGTCGCCTGAAAGTCGCCCTAGACAAAGCCGGAATTTCTATTTCTGTACCTCAACAAGCGATTTGGGTCAATGACGATCAGTTGTTAAATTTTCAAGATAATGGCAAATCTCATTAG